CTGCAAGGGCGTGAAGTGACGCAGCTGCACTTTGGTGGAGGTACACCAACCTTCCTGAGCAAAGCGCAAATCACTCGCCTGATGATGATTTTGCGTGATGAGTTCAACTTTACTCAAGATGCTGAGATCAGTATTGAAGTTGACCCGCGTGAGATTGAGCTTGATATGCTTGATCACCTGCGCAGCGAAGGCTTTAACCGTCTGAGCATCGGTGTTCAAGACTTCAACAAAGAAGTACAGAAACTGGTTAACCGTGAGCAAGATGAAGAGTTCATCATTGCTATGGTGCAGCGTGCCAAAGACCTGGGTTTCCGCTCAACCAACCTGGATCTTATCTACGGTTTGCCAAAACAGACTCAGGCGCTATTTGCTGAAACATTGAAGCAAGTGCTGGAAATGAAGCCGGGTCGTCTATCGGTGTTTAACTACGCTCATATGCCTCAACTGTTTGCGGCTCAGCGTAAGATTAAAGATGAAGACCTACCAAAAGCAGAAGAGAAGATGGCGATCCTGCAAGATACCATCGCGACGCTGACAGGTGCGGGTTATCAGTTTATCGGTATGGACCACTTCGCTCTGCCTGAAGATGAACTGGCGGTAGCACAGCGTGAAGGCATTCTTCACCGTAATTTCCAAGGCTACACCACACAAGGTGAGTGTGACCTGATTGGCTTTGGTGTATCGGCAATCTCTATGGTGGGTGATGCTTACGCTCAGAACCAGAAAGAGTTGAAGAAGTACTACGCTCAAGTGAACGAACTGCGTCATGCTCTATGGAAGGGTGTGGCTCTGGATAACGACGACCTATTGCGTCGCGAAGTGATTAAGCAGCTGATCTGTAACTTTAAACTGGATAAGACCCAGATTGAGTCTGAATTCTCAGTGAACTTTAATCGCTACTTCAAAGAAGATTTAGAGCTACTGCAAACCTTCATTAACGATGAGTTGGTTGAAGTGGATGACAAAGAGATCCGTGTAACCCTGCGTGGTCGACTGCTGATTCGTAACATCTGTATGTGCTTCGATAAGTACCTGCGAGCCAAAGCGCGTCAGCAGCAGTTCTCTCGCGTTATCTAAGCGAACTCTGTTTTCACAACATCTGTTTTTCTAACAAAAATGCCAGCATCGAGATGCTGGCATTTTTTATTCTATAACGATCAATCTGGCGGCTAACTCAGTTGGTGAGGCCATTCATCGAATGGCACCGGACGGCTATAAAGGAAGCCTTGAGCTTGCGGGCATTTTAACTGTTTAAGTAAATCAGCCTGTTGTTGGGTTTCCACGCCTTCAGCCACCAAGTTAACCTTAAAGCCGCGTGTAATGTTCACAATCGCAGCTACGATAGAGCTTTCTAAGCGTTCTTTCTCTAACTTGCTAACAAAGCTACGGTCGATCTTCAAGCAATCAAATGGCAGCTTTTGCAGGTAGGCCAGTGATGAGTAGCCAGTGCCAAAGTCATCAATCGCAATCGAAATACCCAGAGCCTTAAGTGCTAACATATTCTCAATGATCGTTGGATCATTATCGACGATACGAGACTCGGTGATTTCTAAGGTGAGATTGCGAGCTGGCAGTCTAGTATCACGCAGGGTGCTCTTAACCTGCGCGACAAAGCCAGCTTGGCTCAGCTGATCAACGGCTAAGTTAACGTGAATGGAAAACTCAGGCGCCCACATACCCGTTTCAATCGCGATTGCCGTATCACGACATGACTTATGCAAAATTTGCTGGCCGATATCACTGATAAGCCCAGTCTCTTCCGCCAATGGAATAAACTCCAACGGGGGGATGATACCTTGCTCCGTTACCCAACGAGCTAGCGCTTCGGCACCAATGGTTGTGCCGGTTTCTAGGTCAATGATTGGCTGGTAGAAGGGTTCAAACTGTTTTTTCTCTATCGCTTTATTAATACGAGCCAGCATTTTAGTGCGATGCCTTGAGGCGTTAGCCATTTCAGGGCTGTATATACTAAAGCGCGCTTTGTCTTGTTTTGCGTTACTCAAAGCGATACTGCTGTTACGCAACCACAGGGTCATATCGCAATCTTCGCATTGCTGCACAATACCAATCGAAATATTGACGACCACATTTTCTGATTCCATACAGAAGGGAGAAGAGAAAGTCTGCAGCAGTCGGTTGGCTAATAGACTGACTTCTTCTTTGTCAGCCACATCGGGTGCGTAGATAGCAAATTCATCACCGCCAGTACGAGCCAGTAAGTAATGTTCTGGCAGAATACCTCGCAGGCGAGCAGCGGCAACAATCAGCAACTGATCACCGTTGTAGTGACCAAGACTATCATTGATGTCACGGAAGCGGTCAATACCCACCAGATATAGAGTGCCTGTGTTGGCGATATTGAGTTTTTTCGCAGCATCCACTAGACCTTCGCGGCTATACAACTTGGTCAGTGAGTCATAGGTAAGTTGAGTCTGCAGAGCGTTAAACGAAGACTTGAGGTTGTCGGTCATTTCATTGAACGCTTCGACCAACATACTGGTTTCGTAGATATGGCCTGGTCGTGGCATGGTGCTTTCCCAATCGCCTTTTGCTAGCTGCTTTGCTGCATCGGCAGTTGAGGTGATCGGTCGCGTCACACGATTGAATGCTAAGAAACCAAGAGTAATCCCCGTAAAGCTTAGTAGTAGCCCAAGTAGTAAGCTATTACGCTGATTCTCTGGCAGTTTACCGAGTAGGTCTGTTTTGGGAATAGACATGCCAATGAACCATGTAATGCCGTATTCATCCGAATAAGGGGTGATCTGGTTGTAGAAGCGTTCGTTGTCGAGATCGAAGCTAAAGCGGTGCACTTGCTGATCATCAGTTAAATGGAATTGATCCACATAAGAGGCGCTTTCTCGAATGATGGGGTTGGGGCTCTCTGTCGCGAGCAACCTTTCCCCTCGTTCAGAGTGACGGGTATTGCCCCAGGATACGACACTACCGCCATCAGAATGAGCCACCATACGTTGCTGCTGATCCATAATATAAACGGAGGCGTTAGTTCTATCTTTGAGTTGTTTGAGGAAAGCGTTGAAGGTATCAATTTTAATGTCACTAACAATGACCGCTTTGAATTTGCCTTGGTCATAGATTGGCGCGAGAGCGGAGAGGGTGATCTCCTGCCTTTCGTCAGCGTTGGTGTAAATCGTTGACCATGCGGGTTTGGTTTGATGAGCAACAGGTGTGTACCAAGGGCGAACGCGTGGGTCGTAATTTGAGATCACAGAGCGAATATCTTTGCTTATCTCGCTGCCGCGATAGATGATCAGCTGATTTTGAGTGCGGTCATCTTGCAGCATTAATGAATAGCCATTGTTGGCTTCTTTACGTAGACCTACATAGTGTCCCTGCTCTGACCCAAAGCCAATAGCATCGAGCTGTTCTATGGTTGAGAAGTGCTCTGCAAAGCTTCGAAGAATGTAGTCTTGTACCGTATTCAGATCTTCCTCTTGATAGAGCTGGTGGTACCCGATGTTATGACTTAGAGATAGATTTGCGTGGAACGGCTTCTCTAGAAATTCAGATAGACTCTTGTGGACATTTTCTGTCAGTGACGCTAATTGACGTGCACTGACATCACGAAACATCTCTTCGAAGCTGTTTTTCTGAGTAAAAACCATTACACCTATGGTGACGAGAAAAATCATCACGAACGGCAAAACCACAGCGGTTCTGAGTGTAATTTGGGTTTTTATGGACATCGACGATTATAATTTTGTATGTTGTACTGTAATTGTACCGACTCCACCCCAGTCAGGCGATACTTTTTTGATTAAAAAGTAAATGCAACTTTGAGCATATCTAAGCTAGTACAACTCTTTTAGCTTCCTAGTTAGAGTATTTCGACCCCAACCAAGCACTTTCGCGGCATCTTGCTTATGACCATTAGTATGGTTCAAGGCCGCTTCAAGCAGTATACGTTCAAACTCTGGAAGCGCATAAGAGAGCAGCTCTTTTTCTCCTGAATCTAGCGCACATTTTGCCCAGTTTGCCAGAAGGTTCTGCCAACTCTCACCGTTATCGCTGGTGGTAACGGATTTCTCTTCGAGCAATTCTGGAGGAAGGTCAGATGGCAGTATCTCGCTACCACTGGCCATGACCGTCAACCAACGACAGATATTTTCGAGTTGGCGAACGTTACCCGGCCAGTTGAGCTGATTGAGTTTGGCGATAGTCTCTGGGTGAAGCGCTTTCACCTCAACGCCAAGTTCTTCTGCTGCCGAGCTTAGAAAGTGTTGTGTGAGCTTTTCGATGTCCTGCTTACGTTCGCGTAGTGCGGGGATATGGATACGAATGACGTTGAGACGGTGAAACAGGTCTTCACGGAAATCGCCTTCGTGCACTAAACGTTCTAAATTTTGGTGCGTTGCTGCGA
The Vibrio pelagius genome window above contains:
- the hemN gene encoding oxygen-independent coproporphyrinogen III oxidase gives rise to the protein MSSKPAVTSQQIVWDQAILDKYNYSGPRYTSYPTALEFHEAFTVSDYDMACTQYPERPLSLYVHIPFCHKLCYYCGCNKVITRHSHKADEYLDVIEHEIRQRAALLQGREVTQLHFGGGTPTFLSKAQITRLMMILRDEFNFTQDAEISIEVDPREIELDMLDHLRSEGFNRLSIGVQDFNKEVQKLVNREQDEEFIIAMVQRAKDLGFRSTNLDLIYGLPKQTQALFAETLKQVLEMKPGRLSVFNYAHMPQLFAAQRKIKDEDLPKAEEKMAILQDTIATLTGAGYQFIGMDHFALPEDELAVAQREGILHRNFQGYTTQGECDLIGFGVSAISMVGDAYAQNQKELKKYYAQVNELRHALWKGVALDNDDLLRREVIKQLICNFKLDKTQIESEFSVNFNRYFKEDLELLQTFINDELVEVDDKEIRVTLRGRLLIRNICMCFDKYLRAKARQQQFSRVI
- a CDS encoding GGDEF and EAL domain-containing protein translates to MSIKTQITLRTAVVLPFVMIFLVTIGVMVFTQKNSFEEMFRDVSARQLASLTENVHKSLSEFLEKPFHANLSLSHNIGYHQLYQEEDLNTVQDYILRSFAEHFSTIEQLDAIGFGSEQGHYVGLRKEANNGYSLMLQDDRTQNQLIIYRGSEISKDIRSVISNYDPRVRPWYTPVAHQTKPAWSTIYTNADERQEITLSALAPIYDQGKFKAVIVSDIKIDTFNAFLKQLKDRTNASVYIMDQQQRMVAHSDGGSVVSWGNTRHSERGERLLATESPNPIIRESASYVDQFHLTDDQQVHRFSFDLDNERFYNQITPYSDEYGITWFIGMSIPKTDLLGKLPENQRNSLLLGLLLSFTGITLGFLAFNRVTRPITSTADAAKQLAKGDWESTMPRPGHIYETSMLVEAFNEMTDNLKSSFNALQTQLTYDSLTKLYSREGLVDAAKKLNIANTGTLYLVGIDRFRDINDSLGHYNGDQLLIVAAARLRGILPEHYLLARTGGDEFAIYAPDVADKEEVSLLANRLLQTFSSPFCMESENVVVNISIGIVQQCEDCDMTLWLRNSSIALSNAKQDKARFSIYSPEMANASRHRTKMLARINKAIEKKQFEPFYQPIIDLETGTTIGAEALARWVTEQGIIPPLEFIPLAEETGLISDIGQQILHKSCRDTAIAIETGMWAPEFSIHVNLAVDQLSQAGFVAQVKSTLRDTRLPARNLTLEITESRIVDNDPTIIENMLALKALGISIAIDDFGTGYSSLAYLQKLPFDCLKIDRSFVSKLEKERLESSIVAAIVNITRGFKVNLVAEGVETQQQADLLKQLKCPQAQGFLYSRPVPFDEWPHQLS